The Pseudomonadota bacterium genome contains a region encoding:
- a CDS encoding phosphoribosyltransferase family protein, whose product MISFNDSGSARQIPANFAIQYSANEIAIRIKALGAEIGSWCQRVWGESHTDVLVIPVLRGGVFFFADLVREFPTSIEIAPVRTEGYEAETSGVQKASVAVYADGLAVKGRVVLVVDDVCDSGRTLEALERDLMERGARDVRTVVLIRRLLDRPSFVPCWIGFEYKGPEWFVGYGMDDGQRWRNLPAVHIIKRGC is encoded by the coding sequence GTGATTAGCTTTAACGATAGCGGGTCTGCTCGTCAGATTCCAGCTAACTTTGCAATTCAGTATTCGGCCAATGAGATAGCCATACGAATAAAGGCACTTGGAGCCGAGATCGGCAGTTGGTGTCAACGGGTGTGGGGTGAATCCCACACGGATGTTCTCGTTATCCCGGTTCTCAGGGGTGGGGTGTTCTTTTTCGCCGATCTAGTGCGGGAGTTCCCTACATCAATCGAGATCGCCCCCGTTCGAACCGAGGGGTATGAGGCGGAAACCTCCGGTGTTCAAAAAGCCTCGGTAGCGGTGTACGCCGATGGGTTGGCTGTTAAGGGACGGGTAGTGCTTGTCGTTGACGATGTGTGCGACTCCGGAAGGACCCTTGAGGCGCTGGAGAGAGATTTAATGGAGCGTGGCGCGCGTGATGTGCGAACCGTTGTGTTAATCCGACGGCTACTAGACCGCCCCTCCTTTGTGCCCTGCTGGATCGGATTTGAATACAAGGGGCCGGAGTGGTTCGTAGGCTACGGTATGGACGATGGGCAACGGTGGAGAAATCTTCCAGCGGTTCATATCATTAAGCGGGGCTGCTAG
- a CDS encoding glycosyltransferase family 1 protein, producing the protein MISVGFDISALDPAFKSHSQRGIGRYVAELTRSLKAATEPDLLVEWFDHKTLLHQGVCAQAINCLPVGRTTVRQQLLYPLKLNAGSMKGLSFVHFPAHMDAPAWSPKPFVLTVLDLIPLILEDLYRANRPGWRFSFARWLEIRSIQQAAFLLGISETTANDIHRLLGVPRERIMVTPLGVDQSFFEIYQQRVSYSGDRLEEDSLDLRVRLGIPTGRPIILYVGGHDERKNIRILVEIVSQVIHEVERVGGEAPVLVMAGRVNSAKEEERLNLALWDFSMASDTVNLGYVSDSDLHALYGESALFLFPSLYEGFGLPVLEAMAAGLPVVCSNTSSMPEVLGDTGLTFNPHDVRAGCKAVLQILRDGDAARKLSEAAYQRAREFTWERTGRVTIEGYRAAAELIGVSGSKLSATEIRPIITGSDRAA; encoded by the coding sequence ATGATCTCGGTTGGTTTTGATATCAGCGCACTTGATCCCGCCTTTAAGTCCCACTCACAACGTGGAATAGGGCGCTATGTAGCGGAGCTTACAAGGTCCCTTAAGGCGGCGACCGAACCGGACCTCTTGGTTGAGTGGTTTGATCACAAAACGTTACTGCATCAGGGAGTGTGCGCGCAGGCGATTAATTGTCTGCCGGTCGGAAGAACGACCGTACGCCAACAGCTACTTTATCCCTTAAAGCTGAACGCGGGCAGCATGAAGGGCTTGTCGTTCGTGCACTTTCCAGCCCATATGGACGCGCCGGCCTGGAGTCCTAAGCCGTTTGTCCTAACGGTACTGGATCTTATTCCACTTATTTTAGAGGATCTTTATCGAGCAAATCGACCAGGGTGGAGGTTTTCCTTTGCGCGTTGGCTTGAGATTCGCTCGATTCAACAGGCAGCATTTCTGCTCGGCATCTCCGAGACAACAGCCAACGATATTCACCGACTACTAGGAGTTCCACGCGAGAGGATTATGGTAACGCCGCTCGGCGTTGACCAAAGCTTCTTTGAGATCTATCAGCAGCGGGTAAGTTACTCAGGGGATCGCTTAGAGGAGGACTCCCTTGATCTCCGTGTGCGACTTGGAATTCCTACCGGACGTCCAATTATCCTGTACGTTGGTGGTCACGATGAGCGTAAAAACATTCGCATCTTAGTTGAGATCGTCTCGCAGGTGATTCACGAAGTTGAGAGAGTTGGTGGTGAGGCTCCGGTGCTCGTTATGGCCGGTAGAGTAAACTCGGCCAAAGAGGAGGAGCGTTTAAATCTGGCGCTGTGGGATTTCTCGATGGCGTCGGATACGGTCAATCTCGGCTATGTTTCTGATTCCGATCTGCATGCTCTCTACGGGGAGAGCGCTCTTTTTCTCTTTCCAAGTCTGTATGAGGGCTTCGGGTTGCCGGTGCTTGAGGCCATGGCGGCTGGGTTGCCCGTTGTATGTTCAAACACCTCCTCTATGCCCGAGGTGCTTGGAGATACAGGCCTTACATTTAATCCGCACGACGTTAGGGCGGGGTGCAAGGCGGTGCTTCAGATCCTGCGCGACGGGGATGCTGCAAGGAAGTTATCTGAGGCTGCCTATCAACGCGCTAGGGAGTTCACCTGGGAGCGCACTGGGCGTGTAACGATTGAGGGCTATCGTGCCGCTGCTGAGTTGATTGGGGTGAGTGGCTCTAAATTGTCCGCAACTGAGATTCGCCCCATTATTACAGGGAGCGATCGTGCGGCATAG
- the ffh gene encoding signal recognition particle protein translates to MFDFLHNKIESALKKIRGRSSLSASDVEATMKEIRSALLEGDVNFKVAKDLCARITEKAIGSDILRSLSPDQQIIKLVHEELTATMGGAAAELDLRSSPPVVIMLVGLQGSGKTTTAAKLARLLKESYKRSPLLVPADVYRPAAIEQLKTLGAALSIPVFNSTVSDKPVDIAIRARDYAAKNLCDVIIIDTAGRLQIDTALMDELRQISAVMNPSETLLVADAMTGQESVNVAQGFDQTLSLSGLILTKLDGDARGGAALSMHAVTGKPIKFIGTGEKSDALEPFHPERMASRILGMGDVLTLIEKATQQVTLEDSLDLEKKFKKDQFTFEDFLNQMRMIKKMGSISSIASMIPGLNKIAKQIDPEKQEREFTRLEAIILSMTHQERRQHDIIDGSRRRRIAKGSGTTVEDVNKLLKQFVEMRKMMKQLMKMGPGAMAGLMGGQGLGGLGAMFGRRR, encoded by the coding sequence ATGTTTGATTTCCTACACAACAAGATCGAAAGCGCTCTGAAAAAAATTCGGGGCCGCAGCTCACTCTCCGCTAGCGACGTTGAAGCCACCATGAAGGAGATTCGTAGCGCCCTACTTGAGGGCGACGTTAACTTCAAAGTAGCCAAGGATCTCTGCGCCCGTATCACTGAAAAGGCCATAGGCTCCGACATCCTCAGAAGCCTTTCGCCCGACCAACAGATTATAAAGTTAGTACACGAGGAGTTGACCGCTACGATGGGCGGCGCCGCAGCGGAGCTTGATCTGCGCTCCAGTCCCCCTGTCGTTATCATGCTGGTTGGACTACAGGGATCAGGTAAAACTACAACGGCGGCAAAGCTAGCACGCCTCCTAAAGGAGTCCTATAAGCGCTCTCCACTCTTAGTTCCTGCGGATGTATACCGCCCTGCGGCAATTGAACAACTTAAGACCCTTGGTGCTGCGCTCTCTATCCCTGTTTTTAATTCAACGGTGAGCGATAAGCCGGTTGATATCGCTATCCGTGCCCGTGATTACGCTGCTAAGAACCTCTGTGACGTTATTATCATAGACACTGCTGGAAGGCTGCAGATTGATACAGCACTTATGGATGAGTTACGGCAGATCTCGGCCGTAATGAATCCGAGCGAGACCCTGCTCGTTGCAGATGCTATGACCGGACAGGAATCGGTCAACGTGGCACAGGGCTTCGACCAAACCCTTTCGCTCTCGGGCTTAATCCTAACGAAGCTTGATGGTGATGCGCGTGGTGGTGCTGCCTTATCTATGCACGCTGTAACGGGAAAGCCTATCAAATTTATCGGTACCGGTGAAAAGTCCGACGCGCTAGAGCCCTTTCACCCCGAGCGCATGGCATCTCGCATCCTCGGAATGGGGGATGTTCTCACCCTGATTGAAAAGGCGACTCAGCAGGTCACCCTTGAAGACTCGCTCGATTTAGAGAAGAAGTTCAAAAAGGATCAGTTCACCTTTGAAGATTTTCTTAATCAGATGCGGATGATTAAGAAGATGGGAAGCATCTCCTCAATTGCCTCTATGATCCCTGGACTTAACAAGATAGCCAAGCAGATCGACCCAGAGAAGCAGGAGCGCGAGTTTACACGCCTGGAGGCTATTATCCTCTCGATGACCCATCAGGAGCGGCGCCAGCACGATATTATCGACGGCAGCCGTAGGCGTCGTATCGCCAAGGGCTCCGGTACAACCGTTGAGGATGTAAATAAGCTTCTTAAGCAGTTCGTAGAGATGCGAAAGATGATGAAGCAGCTTATGAAGATGGGACCAGGCGCTATGGCTGGGCTGATGGGCGGACAGGGCCTGGGCGGCCTGGGGGCTATGTTTGGTCGCCGCCGCTAG
- a CDS encoding glycosyltransferase has protein sequence MNSRQPVHQLVHTLSYGDAISTEVLAMQRALRGLGHASEIYAIGEHPQMRGRSRPYKEVLDQQGADLILHYSLGSPLNELYAAWSRGRRILVYHNITPASWYNGINRRVALDIERGLLELPEICASSDVIWADSPFNAAELGTLGFAAEVLELPIDPQRWDLPRNEGVFNIVRGMQELHLLHVGRLAPNKCIEDIIKSFYFLYTHITKKSRLWLVGIDTDTELYSFSLRDLTQRLGIEHAVEFRGCMADEEVRAMYEACSVYVCMSEHEGFCLPIIEAMHFGLPVIGYGAGAVPDTIGAGGVIVREKRYAEMAQLMYELAKPGELRSKVIEAGRLRVQDFSYERFTARLAELLHTLKDSARACAV, from the coding sequence ATGAATAGCCGTCAACCAGTTCATCAGCTTGTGCATACACTTAGTTACGGTGATGCCATTTCGACCGAGGTCTTGGCGATGCAGCGCGCCTTACGGGGGCTCGGACATGCAAGTGAGATCTATGCTATCGGAGAGCATCCACAGATGCGTGGTCGATCAAGACCGTACAAAGAGGTGCTCGATCAGCAAGGCGCGGATCTGATCCTGCATTATTCCTTAGGCTCTCCACTTAACGAACTCTATGCTGCTTGGAGCAGAGGGCGCAGGATCCTAGTCTATCACAATATTACACCGGCCAGTTGGTATAACGGAATTAATCGGCGGGTTGCTCTTGATATCGAGCGGGGGCTTTTGGAGCTTCCAGAGATCTGCGCAAGCTCGGATGTTATCTGGGCGGACTCCCCATTTAATGCAGCAGAGCTTGGAACCTTGGGCTTTGCGGCTGAGGTGCTTGAGCTGCCGATTGATCCCCAGCGCTGGGATCTTCCACGCAACGAGGGGGTGTTTAATATAGTGCGGGGCATGCAGGAGCTACATCTACTGCATGTTGGTCGACTAGCTCCCAATAAATGTATCGAAGATATTATTAAGTCATTTTACTTTCTTTATACCCATATTACAAAGAAAAGCCGTCTCTGGTTGGTTGGAATCGACACAGACACCGAGCTGTACTCATTCTCTCTGCGTGATCTGACACAACGGCTGGGGATTGAACATGCTGTTGAATTTAGGGGCTGCATGGCTGACGAGGAGGTGCGTGCCATGTACGAGGCCTGTAGCGTCTATGTTTGCATGAGTGAACATGAGGGCTTCTGTCTTCCAATTATCGAAGCGATGCACTTCGGCCTGCCGGTTATCGGATACGGGGCTGGAGCGGTTCCTGATACTATTGGGGCTGGTGGGGTTATCGTGCGTGAAAAGCGGTACGCCGAGATGGCGCAACTTATGTATGAACTGGCTAAGCCAGGAGAACTCCGTTCGAAAGTTATTGAAGCTGGGCGGCTGCGGGTGCAGGATTTTAGCTACGAGCGCTTTACGGCGCGCCTTGCCGAGCTCTTACACACACTCAAAGATAGCGCGAGGGCGTGCGCAGTATGA
- the rpsP gene encoding 30S ribosomal protein S16, translated as MAVVLRLARLGKHKSPAYRVVATERQNKRDGKFLEVVGTYNPLGDPARVSLKEDLIKKWLGLGAKPTEVVRSLIRKTIPGVVEAIEAHKTKKTLAARKNRKLRAAARAK; from the coding sequence GTGGCAGTTGTACTTCGTCTAGCGCGACTCGGTAAGCATAAATCACCCGCATATCGCGTTGTAGCAACCGAGAGACAGAATAAGAGAGACGGTAAGTTTCTTGAAGTTGTGGGTACTTATAATCCCCTTGGTGATCCAGCTCGGGTCTCTCTTAAAGAGGACCTCATTAAGAAGTGGCTCGGCCTTGGTGCCAAGCCAACAGAGGTGGTTCGTTCTCTTATTAGAAAAACGATCCCTGGTGTGGTTGAGGCCATTGAGGCTCACAAGACTAAGAAGACTCTGGCAGCTCGCAAGAATAGAAAGCTACGAGCTGCTGCTCGCGCTAAGTAA
- a CDS encoding M48 family metallopeptidase — MRVWFSVSFLFLLLLSACGPGRSAIKPGEIPYGEYVTAEDEAYGLQVLSVLNKSYPIDRDDRNVWRVRDLVERLASAANAGQSPWNVYVLKGDNVVNAAATRGNFVFVWTGMLNTAYTDGELAAVLAHELGHVLAGHTRPTPYEEASSIVSTVGGDVVGSAVASQPGYAGLGRIAGGLVTEMLKAFVVNPESHRQELEADQIGLFLMADAGFDPYEALALWSRLEQEHSSSGGSLQFFSSHPATEARLEELEKLLPAAMLRYQSAQTYGHRSYAPAQVQIPDSFAIEEGR, encoded by the coding sequence ATGCGTGTATGGTTCTCCGTTTCGTTCCTTTTCCTGCTGCTTTTAAGTGCCTGCGGTCCCGGCCGCTCCGCTATTAAACCAGGCGAGATCCCTTACGGCGAATACGTAACAGCCGAGGATGAGGCTTATGGACTGCAGGTGCTCTCCGTTCTTAATAAGAGCTATCCGATCGATCGTGATGACCGCAACGTTTGGCGCGTGCGTGACCTAGTGGAGCGACTAGCTAGCGCGGCTAACGCTGGACAGAGCCCCTGGAACGTATACGTCCTCAAGGGCGATAATGTTGTAAATGCCGCTGCTACTAGGGGAAATTTCGTCTTCGTTTGGACCGGCATGCTCAATACCGCCTATACCGATGGCGAGCTTGCAGCGGTATTAGCGCACGAGCTCGGCCACGTACTGGCCGGACATACCCGCCCAACCCCCTATGAAGAGGCGAGCTCTATCGTCTCAACAGTGGGTGGTGATGTTGTTGGTAGCGCTGTTGCAAGTCAGCCCGGGTACGCTGGATTGGGCAGAATAGCTGGGGGGCTGGTAACTGAGATGCTCAAGGCTTTCGTGGTTAATCCGGAATCGCACCGTCAGGAACTTGAGGCTGATCAGATTGGGCTTTTTCTTATGGCGGACGCCGGATTTGATCCGTACGAGGCGTTAGCACTCTGGTCACGCCTTGAGCAGGAGCATAGCTCTAGCGGAGGCTCCCTACAGTTTTTCTCCTCACATCCAGCAACGGAGGCTCGGCTTGAGGAGCTCGAAAAGCTCCTACCCGCAGCTATGTTGCGCTATCAAAGCGCTCAGACTTACGGTCACCGTTCATATGCTCCAGCACAGGTTCAGATCCCTGATTCTTTTGCAATCGAAGAGGGGCGCTAG
- a CDS encoding ABC transporter ATP-binding protein: MTHNQEDTQASAASSVDYVVDIVNLSKSFQRRTRSGASYTTLKSVLLSIFRRRNKISVESGTITHAIKDLTLRIPKGASVGLIGRNGSGKSTFLKLVTGIYKPDTGSVSVLGRIAALIELGAGFHPDFTGRENLLLAGVMHGLSRQDIESRFDDIVKFAELEHVIDDPVRTYSSGMFMRLGFSIAIHTDPDVLLVDEVLAVGDAGFIAKCKDRIAELRKEGKTLILVTHDLDAVERWCDEAIWLDAGEVKERGYPRRVIDSYRHFIEKGEEQGLLEVERKPKASSGDDTGAALESARWGSREVEITQIQLLDAQGEEKRVFHPDDSISIRASYRMNSEQSDVVFGIGINRGDGLPIFGTNTDIDRIKIPTLKSTGEIECTLQRTSLLDGAFSLDLAVHRSDGYPFDYHKGAIHFSVRSDRREVGVISPVREWRINSEVCPCS, from the coding sequence GTGACTCATAACCAGGAAGATACTCAAGCAAGCGCTGCGAGCAGCGTTGATTACGTTGTTGATATCGTAAATCTTTCAAAGAGTTTTCAGCGCAGAACCCGATCCGGAGCGAGTTATACAACCCTCAAGAGCGTGCTGCTCTCGATCTTTCGGCGTCGTAATAAAATTAGCGTAGAGTCTGGAACTATAACACATGCGATTAAGGATCTGACGCTACGCATTCCAAAGGGTGCTTCGGTTGGTCTGATTGGTCGAAACGGCTCAGGTAAATCAACCTTCCTTAAGTTAGTAACTGGGATCTATAAGCCTGATACCGGCTCAGTTTCGGTGCTAGGCCGGATTGCGGCCTTGATTGAGCTTGGGGCCGGATTTCACCCCGATTTTACCGGGCGAGAGAATTTGCTACTTGCTGGGGTGATGCATGGACTCTCCCGCCAAGATATTGAGAGCAGATTTGACGATATCGTAAAGTTTGCAGAGCTTGAGCATGTTATTGACGATCCGGTTCGCACCTATTCATCCGGAATGTTTATGCGACTGGGATTTAGTATCGCCATTCACACCGATCCCGATGTGTTGCTGGTGGATGAGGTTCTGGCGGTAGGCGATGCCGGATTTATCGCCAAGTGTAAGGATCGGATTGCAGAACTACGCAAAGAGGGAAAGACCCTTATCCTTGTAACGCACGACCTTGATGCTGTGGAGCGTTGGTGTGATGAGGCGATCTGGTTAGATGCAGGAGAGGTTAAGGAGCGCGGGTACCCAAGGCGCGTGATAGATTCTTACCGTCACTTTATCGAGAAGGGCGAGGAGCAGGGGCTACTTGAGGTTGAGCGTAAGCCAAAGGCAAGCTCTGGCGATGACACAGGGGCAGCTCTAGAGAGTGCGCGTTGGGGGAGTCGAGAGGTTGAGATTACGCAGATTCAGCTCCTTGATGCTCAGGGGGAGGAGAAACGGGTCTTTCATCCCGATGATTCTATCTCTATACGGGCCTCATACCGCATGAACTCCGAGCAGAGTGACGTTGTGTTTGGTATCGGAATTAACCGTGGTGATGGACTGCCGATCTTCGGCACCAATACGGATATAGACCGTATTAAAATTCCGACCCTTAAGAGTACTGGTGAGATAGAGTGTACTTTGCAGAGAACTAGCTTGCTTGATGGGGCTTTTTCGCTCGATCTTGCAGTTCACCGTAGCGACGGCTACCCATTTGATTATCATAAGGGCGCTATTCATTTCTCAGTGCGCTCGGATAGACGCGAGGTCGGTGTGATCTCACCCGTGAGAGAGTGGCGGATTAACAGCGAGGTATGCCCATGTTCTTAG
- a CDS encoding ABC transporter permease has protein sequence MPMFLVGAELWRFRALIQALVQRHIATRYRGSLLGFLWSFLNPLCLMGVYTLVFSYYMRFDGGKHYHLLVFAGLLPWIWTSSALSEGTSALVSSGHLITKSMFPAHILPFVSVTSAMIHFVLALPMLIIFMLAAGMAIPATWFLVPVFILLQFIILNGAVLALSALNVFYRDVQHLVGNMLTFLFFLCPVVYPASAVPARFRFLLDANPFAVLTECYQKILIDGVVPGGLAFVSLILVAALSMGIGLCVHSYFRERFAEAL, from the coding sequence ATGCCCATGTTCTTAGTAGGGGCGGAGTTATGGCGCTTTAGAGCGTTAATTCAGGCCTTGGTACAGAGGCATATCGCTACCCGTTATCGTGGATCGTTACTGGGGTTCTTGTGGTCGTTTCTAAATCCGCTCTGCCTGATGGGGGTCTATACCCTGGTGTTTAGCTACTACATGCGTTTTGACGGCGGTAAGCACTATCACCTGCTGGTCTTTGCAGGACTGCTCCCCTGGATCTGGACAAGTAGCGCCCTAAGCGAGGGCACCTCAGCACTCGTTAGTAGTGGGCACCTGATCACGAAGTCGATGTTTCCTGCTCATATCTTACCCTTTGTCAGCGTGACCTCAGCGATGATTCACTTCGTGTTGGCGCTACCGATGTTGATAATATTTATGTTAGCGGCCGGCATGGCTATTCCCGCCACATGGTTCCTTGTGCCGGTGTTTATTCTGCTTCAATTCATTATCCTAAACGGGGCTGTTTTGGCGCTAAGCGCGCTGAATGTTTTCTATCGAGATGTGCAGCACTTGGTTGGTAATATGCTAACCTTTCTGTTTTTTCTCTGCCCCGTAGTGTACCCGGCCTCCGCTGTGCCAGCGCGCTTCAGGTTCTTACTTGATGCCAATCCCTTTGCGGTGCTTACGGAGTGCTACCAGAAGATCCTAATTGATGGAGTGGTTCCAGGTGGGCTCGCTTTTGTCTCTTTAATCTTGGTAGCTGCGCTTTCTATGGGTATAGGTCTCTGTGTGCATAGCTACTTTAGAGAGAGGTTTGCAGAGGCATTATGA